TGTTCAGAGCCTGGCCGAATACATCGGCTCCGAACAGAGCATTGTATTATCACTGGATAATTACTACTGCGACCTCAGTCATTTGAGCGACGCTGAACGCAATCAACGCGACTTCGATCAGCCCGATGCGTGGGAAAAAGCTCGCCTACTTCGCGATATCAGTGACTTAAAACAAGGCAAAGAAATTGCGATGCCAATCTATAATTTTGATACACACTTAAGAATGCCCACATGTCAACGGGTGCAAGCAGCGAATTACATCATCGCCGAAGGTATCTTTGCGCTTTGTTATGAAAAATTAAATGAACTCGCGAATATTAAAATATTCGTCGAGATCGACGAAAACATTGCATTACAACGTCGAATACGACGGGATACCCGCGAACGTGGCCGCAGTCAGGAGTCGGTCATTGAGCAATTCACTACAACCGTACAACCCGGAAATCGACGTTATATTTTACCAAGTTCAAATCAGGCAGATCTCATAATACCTGGTCATTTTTCGGCTACGGAGCAATTAACCTTATTCACTGAATATCAGAAGGACTCTCACACATCTTAAAGATGCCTACATTAGTTTAAGAATTTCATCGACTCTACATTTCAATGAAGAACTGCACAATTGTATCCGCAGCGGACGGAAATTACTTCTGGGGGCTACTCCTACTCACCGCCTCGATCCGAAGAGCGAAGCTGCAATGCCCCGTACA
The nucleotide sequence above comes from Coraliomargarita algicola. Encoded proteins:
- the udk gene encoding uridine kinase encodes the protein MNTPKLILVAGISGSGKSSFVQSLAEYIGSEQSIVLSLDNYYCDLSHLSDAERNQRDFDQPDAWEKARLLRDISDLKQGKEIAMPIYNFDTHLRMPTCQRVQAANYIIAEGIFALCYEKLNELANIKIFVEIDENIALQRRIRRDTRERGRSQESVIEQFTTTVQPGNRRYILPSSNQADLIIPGHFSATEQLTLFTEYQKDSHTS